A single Methylomonas sp. AM2-LC DNA region contains:
- the mprF gene encoding bifunctional lysylphosphatidylglycerol flippase/synthetase MprF codes for MNRETLSKIPHKLAQLLPLLLFICALIIVHNQLQSHNLDDILSSLRTTPWRIALLAFALTVINYLVLAGYDWLALRFTGHKHIPLLEMIPPALLGYAISNNTGHAWAAGGSIRYRFYSKWGVPGWDILKISLFQTVTYLLGALSLGLLGSLLLPCFLVSSVQEPAAIHWVSLVCAASLAVFWLAVFFWRKPLTIKNFELHLPSPRMAVWQTLVASLDVVLSSLVLWVLLLGKVDISFGAFLAVFVVAQVVGVISQVPGGIGIFESAFLWLMSDIEAQDQHLILIAALLLYRVIYYFLPLLLAGCGLFAYEVYHCRQIIVDSGLAVSRLASAIVPQICSVLLFFIGSLLLFSGVIPLDEDISEDLSQFLLLPVLEFSHLAGSLIGLLLLFLARGIRLKIDAAWYGSLLLLATGAVFSLLKGWHWLEASLLMLVFLLMLPARSYFPRRSSLLHMSFTRTWLVMTSVVLLSSLWLGFFAYRDVEYAHDLWWQFSYDGNAPRFLRAGLLICVVMVCYGLVRLLSVAPPQYLAKPDAAELSEANSVMLAYANTHGFLALLGDKYLFWNQQRNAFIMFDITPQFWIAMGDPIGANAAFDDLFWQFREQADNYGAKAVFYQVSAELLPYYLDQGLSLFKLGEEARIDLSQFSLEGKKREDQRSARNKFTKLNYRFEILSNLEDIEAALPRLRQISDAWLQNKHTREKGFSLGFFSESYLRHTDIVVIKDELGEIKAFANLWKTSQLEELSIDLMRYDPSSPKGIMDFLFAELMLWGKAGHYQWFSLGMAPLAGLERHPLAPLWHKIGTTIFDIGDQFYNFEGLYEYKAKFAPHWQPRYLAAPASLSVPYILMIITRLISGGWHGIFSK; via the coding sequence ATGAACCGTGAAACCTTAAGCAAAATCCCACATAAACTGGCACAGTTATTACCCTTACTGTTGTTTATCTGTGCGTTAATTATTGTTCACAATCAACTACAATCGCATAATCTGGACGATATTCTTTCGTCTTTACGCACCACACCCTGGCGTATTGCTCTACTGGCTTTTGCCTTAACGGTGATTAATTATCTGGTATTAGCGGGCTATGATTGGTTGGCGCTACGGTTTACCGGTCATAAACACATCCCGTTGTTGGAAATGATACCACCCGCTTTATTAGGCTATGCCATCAGTAACAATACTGGTCATGCCTGGGCTGCGGGTGGTTCCATACGCTATCGGTTTTATTCAAAATGGGGCGTGCCAGGCTGGGATATATTAAAAATATCCTTATTCCAAACCGTAACCTATTTATTGGGCGCACTCAGCTTAGGTTTGTTAGGTAGTTTATTGTTGCCGTGTTTTTTGGTCAGTAGTGTACAAGAACCGGCTGCCATACATTGGGTCAGCCTGGTGTGTGCGGCCAGCTTGGCGGTGTTTTGGCTGGCGGTGTTTTTCTGGCGTAAACCGCTTACCATCAAGAATTTCGAATTACATTTACCTTCACCGCGCATGGCGGTTTGGCAAACCTTGGTGGCCAGCCTGGATGTGGTATTGTCTTCATTGGTGTTGTGGGTGCTGTTGCTCGGTAAAGTCGATATCAGCTTTGGTGCTTTTCTGGCCGTATTTGTGGTGGCACAAGTGGTAGGGGTCATCAGCCAGGTGCCGGGGGGTATCGGTATTTTTGAAAGTGCGTTTCTGTGGTTAATGTCCGATATAGAAGCCCAAGACCAGCATTTAATCTTAATTGCGGCACTGTTGCTGTATCGAGTGATTTATTATTTTCTACCCTTACTACTGGCCGGTTGCGGACTGTTCGCTTACGAAGTCTACCATTGCCGCCAGATCATCGTCGATAGCGGTTTGGCGGTTAGTCGTCTGGCTTCGGCCATTGTGCCGCAAATCTGCTCGGTACTCTTGTTCTTTATCGGCAGTTTATTGTTATTCTCTGGTGTTATTCCGCTAGACGAAGATATCAGTGAGGATTTAAGTCAATTTCTGCTATTGCCGGTGCTAGAGTTTTCGCATCTGGCCGGTAGCTTAATCGGTTTACTACTGCTGTTTCTGGCGCGCGGCATTCGCCTGAAAATAGATGCAGCCTGGTATGGGAGTTTGTTATTGCTGGCGACAGGTGCCGTGTTTTCTTTGCTTAAAGGTTGGCATTGGTTAGAAGCCAGCTTGTTAATGTTGGTATTTCTATTAATGTTGCCCGCACGCAGTTACTTTCCGCGACGTTCCTCGCTGTTGCATATGTCATTTACCCGCACCTGGCTGGTGATGACTAGCGTGGTATTGTTGAGCTCCTTATGGCTGGGGTTTTTTGCCTATCGCGATGTGGAATATGCCCATGATTTGTGGTGGCAGTTTTCTTATGACGGCAATGCACCGCGCTTTTTACGTGCCGGTTTACTCATCTGTGTGGTGATGGTTTGCTACGGTCTGGTGCGTTTGCTGAGTGTAGCGCCCCCGCAGTATTTGGCTAAACCGGATGCTGCCGAACTGAGCGAAGCTAATAGTGTTATGCTGGCTTATGCTAATACCCATGGGTTTTTAGCGTTGTTGGGCGATAAGTATTTATTCTGGAATCAGCAGCGCAACGCTTTCATCATGTTCGATATTACCCCACAATTCTGGATTGCCATGGGCGACCCTATTGGTGCCAATGCCGCATTTGACGACTTGTTCTGGCAGTTTCGCGAACAGGCGGATAATTATGGTGCCAAAGCGGTGTTTTATCAGGTCAGTGCCGAGTTGTTACCCTATTATCTGGATCAGGGGTTGTCGCTGTTTAAACTGGGTGAAGAAGCGCGTATTGATTTAAGTCAGTTTAGCTTAGAAGGTAAAAAGCGAGAAGATCAGCGTAGCGCCAGAAATAAATTTACCAAATTGAACTATCGCTTTGAAATACTGTCTAACCTAGAAGACATAGAAGCCGCCTTGCCGCGTTTACGGCAAATTTCCGATGCTTGGTTGCAAAACAAACATACGCGTGAAAAAGGCTTTTCCTTGGGATTTTTTTCGGAAAGCTATTTACGTCACACCGATATCGTGGTGATTAAAGACGAATTGGGCGAAATAAAAGCTTTTGCCAATTTATGGAAAACCAGTCAACTGGAGGAGTTATCCATCGATTTAATGCGTTACGATCCCTCCAGTCCCAAGGGCATTATGGATTTTCTATTTGCAGAATTAATGCTGTGGGGCAAAGCTGGACATTACCAATGGTTCTCGCTGGGTATGGCACCCTTGGCGGGGTTGGAGCGGCACCCGTTGGCACCGCTATGGCATAAAATAGGCACCACTATCTTTGATATTGGAGACCAGTTTTACAATTTTGAAGGTCTGTATGAATATAAAGCCAAATTTGCCCCGCACTGGCAGCCCCGCTATTTGGCGGCGCCAGCCAGTTTGTCGGTACCCTATAT